From the genome of Planctomycetota bacterium:
GCGGTGGCTCTTGATCTCGAAGTCGGTGCTTCCACCACCGGCGCCGGGCCCTGTCGCCTCGGAAACGACGCGTGGGTTGTCGATGTATTCGGTCGCGAGAATGACGTTGGTCGAGTCGCGAATGCGTCCGAGGTTGACGCGCTGGCTGCGTGCACCGTTCGGTGCTGACCCGTCAATGATGAGCCCGGGCACACCAGTCTCGAACTTGTTGCGAGGAATGATGGCCTCGTTGACGGTGTAGGCGACGCGTCGGACTTGTTCGTCGACGAAGCCGTTGGCAGTTCCCTCACCGAGCTGTTGGCCTGGCACGCTGTCGCCCGGGCTGGGATTGGTCGGCGGGAGTCCGCCGTCGGAGTCGAACATCGGGCTGGTGAACGCATCCTCCGGCACGGTCGCGCCGCCGCCAAAGATCAGCCACGACCAGTGCGTGTAGCCCGCACCCCGGCTTTGTGCTGAGCCACCCCCGACGTCAGGGAATGCGACGAGATTTGGAGCAGCGGTTGCCCCGGGCCCCTGAGCCCCGCCCGGCGTGTACACGTAAGCGGCCGGAAGGAACTGCTTGTTGTCCGACGCATAAAGCGCGAAGCCCTGCCCAATGTTTCGCAGGTTGCTTGCACAAACGATCTGGTTCGCGCTTGCGCGAGCGCGGCTCAGCGTCGGAAGCAGAATGCCGACCAGCAGGGCGATGATGCCGATGACGACGAGGAGTTCGACGAGGGTGAAGCCGAGGCGTCGCTGTGAAAATCCGTTTCTAATCAGGCGATTTGATGGGTTGGTCATATGGGGCGTCGGGTGATGAGAGGGGCACCGCCCGGCGGCGTCGGGAGACCGGTCCCGTCCAGCGCCGCCGTCGCGGGCCACTTGATAAGCGACGACACGCCTCCCTTGCATCAAGACGCGGATGGGATTTCGTAAACCTTCGGCTAACGATTGATGAAGGTCAGATATGTCAGCGTTTGATTAGTAATTGATGAGCTTCGCACCGATGGAACTCAAGTCGATGCCTGCCAACACGTCGGCGATGCGCTTGCCGGTGCCGTCAGCGCCGTAGACGTTCGTGCCGGTCCATCGGCCGCGCGAAAGGAGCTGCGGCAATGTGCCCGTGACCTCGGCCTCGTCGCAGTGAACGACGTTGCCGGATCGCTCGCGGCCGGTCTGACGTGGGCCGACGTCGAGGACGGGCGTGCCGAAGCTGGCGGCCTCGATGATGCCCGACGAGCTGTTGCCGACGAGTGCGGCGGCGTTGGCCATCAGGCGCAGAAATCGTGGCCGGGGCAGGTCATCGTGGACGCGGACGTCGGCGTCGTCGCGTGCTTCGTTCCACCGCCGAGCGATGCCCTCGCGGCCGAGGTCGTTGTTGGGCATGACGATCTCGGCCTTCAGGTCCGATGACCGGACGGCGGTGAGCATCCGGTCTGCCGTCTCAAACTCGGCTCCAACGTCGTCACGCGTCGGGTGCAGGACGATGAGGGCGAACGTGCCCGATTCCGGATCATCCGGCTGACGCTCGGCTGCAGCGGAGGTGATGCCGTCGATGCCGGGGGCACCGAGCATGTGGATCGATTCTGGTACTTCGCCGAGCTTCAGCAGGCGTTCGGCGCTGCCGGGCGTTGCGGGAAAGTGGATGTGGCTGAGTTTGGTGATCGCGTGCCGCATCGCGTCGTCGGCCTGGCCTGTCGCTCGGTCGCCGCCGTGGACGTGGGCGACGATGCGGCCCAACAGGTGCCCGGCCGTCGCGGCGGCGAGGGCTTCGACGCGATCGCCGACGACGAGGACGATGTCGGTCTCGAGTCGATCGAACGCCTCGGCAAGGCCTGCGGTCGCGTGGCCGGTGGCGATGGCGAGTTGCGTGGCGTCGGTTGTCGGGCCCCAGGGGATTTCGGCGT
Proteins encoded in this window:
- the neuC gene encoding UDP-N-acetylglucosamine 2-epimerase produces the protein AQRDQATEPVLRAQRRAGSDTSTNTHLMRRICFATGTRAEFGLMRTTLQAIRNHADRQLQLTATGLHLDPAAGRSVDAIRHDGWTVDAEIPWGPTTDATQLAIATGHATAGLAEAFDRLETDIVLVVGDRVEALAAATAGHLLGRIVAHVHGGDRATGQADDAMRHAITKLSHIHFPATPGSAERLLKLGEVPESIHMLGAPGIDGITSAAAERQPDDPESGTFALIVLHPTRDDVGAEFETADRMLTAVRSSDLKAEIVMPNNDLGREGIARRWNEARDDADVRVHDDLPRPRFLRLMANAAALVGNSSSGIIEAASFGTPVLDVGPRQTGRERSGNVVHCDEAEVTGTLPQLLSRGRWTGTNVYGADGTGKRIADVLAGIDLSSIGAKLINY
- a CDS encoding type II secretion system protein, which translates into the protein MTNPSNRLIRNGFSQRRLGFTLVELLVVIGIIALLVGILLPTLSRARASANQIVCASNLRNIGQGFALYASDNKQFLPAAYVYTPGGAQGPGATAAPNLVAFPDVGGGSAQSRGAGYTHWSWLIFGGGATVPEDAFTSPMFDSDGGLPPTNPSPGDSVPGQQLGEGTANGFVDEQVRRVAYTVNEAIIPRNKFETGVPGLIIDGSAPNGARSQRVNLGRIRDSTNVILATEYIDNPRVVSEATGPGAGGGSTDFEIKSHRPVSGVNDAVTNDPYDATASGILIPAPLPPGVINGPSPGLNSLGWVGRLHQIAGKKIVGGQPQDLRKTNFAYVDGHVETKLIEQTFPQRYGGDGFAVVDNQLGGDAYEWGNPFLAIRGTPRVRGVAVNGD